aaattatatcaGTAATATTTTTTATGCTACAATGGGAGTCAATACGTTGTTTTACCccaaaaacaaatatggcgACTGGCGTTGCTAGGCAGAAACGTCACAACTTACCCGGATACCCGACTTCTAGAATGGTCTATTTAAAGACAGTCTAAGAACACAAATGAGACAATGGTTTTCTAACACCAGAGATGTTTATGGCTAGGGGTGTGCTTGCCctgaatctgacaatacgatacGAGTTACGATATATTATATCgcaatactaaacaataaaatatacatctTGATGTATCACAGTTACAATAATTAAGTATAAAATGGTATGAAAATGAATTGATTTCAtgaatggtaactaactgtaattaaaacacGTGGTATGtttaaagtgcaatcaacttccagctaaaatgcattgaggagtggtAGTTTGATAATTAGCgcaattaaattgtttttagttaaaaaaaaagatgattaaaaaaatcaatttggaaatttttttgatCAATACGATAATTGCGTGGtgcaatattgcaatatatttcaatatttccCCCCTATTTCTGGCTATACTATGCATAGGGCCCCATGAGCCACTAGGGGGCCCCCCAGGCTATGCCCCAGATCTAATCTAAGCAGAATGAAATGTACTGTAgctgttttcattcatttttaaaaatgaacattaaatacatataaattagagctgcacaattaatGAATATTAAATTAAGCTAATCgttggcaatatttacatttaaaatacagtcAATGCAcactgtaatagtgtatttattcagttagcctttggtacattttagattcttgggggggggggttataaatacattttaaagtataattttgcactgtaaactgtacaccttgtttgtttaaaagtagtgcattaaaagcacagatttttccctaatatgataaataattgtgattataatcttgattacaatattgattgCTTTTTATTTCCCTTTCACATATCTAGAGTATTACTGGGCTCAGACCTTGATTTATAGTCTCAATGAGTCTGTTACATGTGGTGGTGAATAAAGAAGTAGCTACGCTTTAAATCTCTCTCACTTTATTTGACCTTCAATGTCCAATTAAATATCTATATTTAAACAGTGCATTAGTCAGAGAAAATAAAGCATTCACCTGTTTATTTTCCTCTACCAGAGGCAGACAggctttgtatttatttatttttatattttttttttggatcatcTTGAAAATGTCGAATCAaaactttgaaataaaaaaatttaaaaaaagcaacagcACCCCCTGCTGGATGAACTAGCATCAAACAATGATGATATTCTTAATCAAGTTTGTGAGCTTTCTTGTGCATATTCACTCTGTTTAAATATGAACTAAACATTGACAACTGAGTGTTAACAAGCtgaaacagtttaaaatccccacaaaatattatttaaaatgttaattaaaaataaaaacataaacatttagGAGGTGcttcaagggccacattatcagaattcatgtcagcatttggaataatgaccaACAGTAGataaaagcaaataaataattttcctgttattttgtgtattttggagtcatttgaatttttggttgtaattttgtgaattttgaagtatttttgGCGTCCATTAATATTTCTACAAATTTTGCTATTTTGGGTAGTTTCGTTGCtatattgtttttgtgcatttcggttgtcaattttgtattttgtattttcttcatttatatatatttttgtggttggtatgtgcattttttattgtcattttgtgtgttttttattctcattgtgtgttttgttcatttcgtgtatttttggagtcacattgtgtgtgtttttagagtcgtTTAGAgtgttttcttgtcattttgtgctttttattgtaACTTTGCATGTTGTTGGCGTTATTTACATTTACCTGTGCCTGAACAATAATAACTTTCATCAGACAAAATGcgtttaattttaatttgaatttgaatttaactaataaaacaaaatccATGTCATTTTGCAGATGAACTTTACAATTTGAGTTATTTGTGAAATGATAagactaaacaaaaacattccATTTGTGGCTATTTTCACCTATTTTTGCAAACTATTCTAACATTAGCCTATTCAATGCTAGGTATAACTATTGAATCAAACAATAGATGAAGGTTTTACCACATTTGTAACACATAATATCTGTAAAAACAACGATACGTTACCATTTACGGACGtgtgttttcatccaaatccacaGCAGGTGTGACTCATCATCACTGATTAATGATCCACCTGATTCTAACCGCTACTAACTCaaagaacattaaaaacaacctttaaacattcaataaattatttttaaaattaagctttgtttgttttcttgacattttttttaacgagTATGAAAATTTTAGCTGATCAATATCGACTTCTTTGTGTAATTACAACCAATGACCACAGGAGGCGCTGTTTAACATGAACGACACGTATTTTTAACCCAGGAATTCTTTCGTCACCAATTTTTAAATTCGATTTAAACATACAATTatcatactttatttatttattttttatctcaaaataaattaatgagcTAATTTAGACAAGAGTTACTTCTaccacttcctgttttaatttaatcttttttttttttttttttttaaacattaaataatttgtattgtcattgtttaattgaataaaacataaaaaaagaaagaataaaaagtcAAAGTCAACTCACGACtcattattacttattattgatacaattaatttattgaaactggtaataaatatgtaaaaaaaaaaaaaaaaacatataatttcCCTACAAAAActtgatattttaaaaatgtatttacagtatatcaaCACCTGCAGATATATAAACCATATAAATTCCAAACACAAACAGCAATTGACCCAAAAATGCTTATTCTTGGCATTTGAAATTGATCCAAATGAAGTTTTTGTCTCTTTTATGGCATTTTTGGAGCAACCAAGCAGAAATTTCTCACAGCGTAGATACTTTctctgagaaaaaaacaaaaaaaaaaacaacaatcaaggCCAGTCAGATAAAGAGTCTTTTTCCTGCAAAACAAGGACACTTTTCAGTAAAAATATGTGTGTCGTGCATGCAAATGAAACCATAATGAAGACTTAATAAAGTTATTATTTGTAATGTGCATGTTGCACATCCCTTAATTCTATCTGTGCTTCTCAGTATTACTGTAAATGTTTTAGCATGAGAATAAACTCATGTTTGGACAGAAAACAAAGGCTGCAGACACACATTCCCAGAATTCTGTGTGAAAATGGCAGAAAAGCAGGTACTACAACACATCATCCTTCAAGGCCAAGCTTTTTATCTTCATATTTggtgataaaacaaaaaaaacaaaaacaaaagcaaacacCTGTGAAAGTCACAGGAGAAAATACTAAGACACCATCATGTCCCATGCTGTTCTCATCCTCTGGTTCCTCACCGAGGCGGACCCCGGCCGTGGGGAGGACATCCCCAGGCCTGTTGTGTTGCTTCTGGACCTGCTTGGTCTGGATCAGCCTCCTGTTGCTCCTGTGCAGAACCATGTGGTACGTGGACCTCTGAGGGTCCACAGGATGAGCAGAGCTGCAAGGGTGACACCACAAGATTACTCTTTTTCCCACTTCAGGTGAGAAGCCTGCAGGCATTAACCCTCCATTTTAATTTTTCCTCTtcatattttatgacttttcctaatttgatgggtacaattgattaagcgtAAAATTattggggtcagattgaccccaagggtaaaaagTCTTCATAAGATTTAAGGATAACTCACTCGTTTCAATGGATTTTATGCTAAagtttctgtatttgtgttgtttttcagatttgctaaatatttcaTTAGACTATCAATAGTGAATTTGAAGAATGTTTGCAAGTAAATCAGAAATATATAAAGTAGTATAAGTGACTGCATCAGAATAACACAATGACTGATtcatttttcttccaaaatatgtttgttttttttacttttttgggggaaaaatgcagaattttttcttttaaatgtttgtgttttacatCCATGCGTTGATGAAAACGGGTGCGCATTGCCACGAATCTGACGATATGAtacaattcacaatttgcatgtcacggtatatctcaatactaaacaatacaatatgcaTTGATATATCGCAAAAACAATAACTACAAAATTCATCTTTTcgagtacaaaatggtatgaaatactatttatttgtttttttttttttttttcaacttgcgagaacaagtacatgttaactaactgtaattcaagcacaaataacaaaaacaagtggtatgtacCACATGCATGTAGTATGTCTCTATGCTTGTTTGCGTaattatcagttttttttattaaaaaaaaaaaaaaaaaaaaacatgataaaaaaaattgatttgggcAATTTTTGGATTAAAACGATAATCGCGCAGtcaaatatcgcgatatattgctgAATTGATTTGTTCTAACAGTCTTCCGAGCAATCTGTTCAGTTAAGATCAacttattaatgtattttgtgttttatttcagatttgctaaatatttaattCGACTATCAATagtaaaaacatgtaatttgaAGAATGTTTGAAAGTAAATTAGAAAAACAACGAAATGAATATAAGTGACTGTATCAGAATAACACAataacagatttatttttccaaaatatgtttggtgtttttacttttttggggGGTAAATTGCTCAAAAAATTATGACAGATTTGCAAAATATTTCATTAGAACATCAATCGTGAAAACATGCCATTTGaagaatatttacaaaatatatgaaatgctatttatttcaatttttttaaaacttgcgACAAtgagtaaatggtaactaactataATTTAAGTATATCAAAAACATGTGGTATGTACCGCATGCATCTATGTAAGTATCTCTCCATGCATACGTCAGAGcaattaaatgttatttttcgttaaacatgatttaaaaaaaagatttttggatcgatacgaaatattgcgatatatcgctaCATAGTTGAAATTAACCTTGAAATTGAATATCTCCTCTGAGTGTCAGTGTTATGATCCAGACAAGATGTATTTCCTTCATTTGAAGGTTCTAGCCCGTGGTTGGGTGAGTCCACCCCGTCGTGCAGCACCACCCCCTATCCCCTGGTCCCCCCTCTGTGGTCTACCTGTACCAGGGGACTGTGAGCGGGCACAGGTGGACATCAGCTTCCAGGAGCTGGGCTGGGAGAACTGGATCGTCCATCCCAAGGTGCTGACTTTCTACTATTGCCATGGCAACTGTTCATCAGAGGAGGGAACCACATCCCTTCTGGGGATCATCCAGTGTTGTGCACCTGTACCAGGAACCATGAAGTCCCTGAGGATCACCACCACGTCTGACGGGGGCTTTCCTTCAACTGTGAAACTTTGCCCAACATCCCTCCTGAAGAATGTGCATGTATTTGAAGGTCAATAAAAGTACACATTCACACCTAATCTAACAGGAATCTGGAACACtgtagctataaaaaaaaaaaaaaaacatactttatctGCTTTGTGAATTTAAGATCTTTAAATATTCTAGAAACATAACATTTGAACGATACAAATCTTTTTCAGTTAAAAGTAATAGATTAAAAGcatcacgttactgtaattgagttgcttttatggatacttgtactaTCAGAATATACTTGATTTAACCCCGAGGACTAATTAGAACGGCAAAGAGCggcatattaaaataaaaataaaaacactaataattatacacacgcaaaaaaaaaagagcaagactacacaaattattaaaaataacgAATACAAATGAATAtatacacttttaaaaagactTTAGGTTCATGGCGGACCAGCTGTagtgaaaaaaaagtcagattaTTTCAGCCCGATAGTAGTATATTTTTAAACCCCAGTTATTTAATAataacttgtacttaagtatgttttaagataaataattcattatatttctacacccaaccattcctgagtactttttttttttttttaaattataggacattgtgaaactacaaaaaattaaatgatcaTACAACAATCACATCAActaaccgaccaatcagattcaaAGTGCTTAAAAGTCATTAAATACCaggtatttttttcagatttagagttcataaattcatctatatttagagcctgagattttttatttaaattaaacaatctggtgttttttatttttaaaaatcacatttgacaaactttttatttcatacagatgcctttgtagaaaataCTACTTAATCGAGCTACTTTTACTTGAAtctgaggctttttttttttttttttttttttttaaataaatgacttgCTTGTACTTCAGCGCAATTTCAATAAAGTAAccgtacttctacttgagtaagatatattagtactctttcTTTACACCTTTTAACAAATCTAGGTGAAAGTGTGGATTTTGTGCCATGGAACATTTGATCTTCCCTCCTCCTACAGGTTTTAAAACTTTGTTCTGCAGAGGGCAGTACACGACTGGAATAAGAAATACAAGCTCTAAATAAACCACCAAAACCCCATcatctgcattttttttgtgtcacaaactggaaataatacaatttgattcaaatatatttatttactctgacaaaatattttctacagttacaaaaaaaaaaaaaaaacaaaactacaaaatttTGCAGTACAAAAGTATAAATCATTGGAAGAATACCGGAACGTCGTACCTTacaaaaaaagttgcaaatgtggaagattattattgttattacaaGCATAAAGCATCAAACAGCTCTACAGCAATCCAAGGTTTTTGCTTCCAGCCACAGATCATAAAAACCAACTGATGGGcggaaaaaaagaaggaaagtttGAAGCATGGAAGAAGGCGACTTGATCGGAAGTCTGGTGACAAACAAAACATGAGGATTAGAAGTGCGTGGCACACAAACGGCGTCCGTGTTTAGGCACCAAACAAATGGAGCGCTGCATGTCAAGGACGGAAAATATGTCTCACTGAAAAAGAATGTAAATTTCCGACGGATGTTATTCCGTCGGAGGTTTCCAGCTCGCCTGCtccatggtttaaaaaaaaaaaaaacaacaacacttgcTGGACCTTTGATCGGATCAGtttaaagagaataaaaaaatagtgtGTCAAATCAGTTGGACAAATATGATTATTGGCAATTTCTTTAAACATTTCCCAAAAAATAATTCAAGCATTTTCCAGGTACACATTGTGTCTGAATACAGATACACAGGCTGTATTGTCAATGCGATGGCAGAGGTTTTGAGCCAGATAATGCCAACAGGTCTCTTCATCCAACATGACTCATCCCGCAAAAATCACGCTGGTGAACttgcttcaaaaaaaaaaaaaaaaaaaaaaaacaacaaaagacttCACCTAAGGCTGTGAACTTGTGCTGTTTAAGATTAAGACGACTAACAAGTGAGACCTTTTGGTGAcattttggttaaaaaacaaaaaaagtcttTGAGGAAGACAAAAGTTAGACTGCACTCATCCTGGAGCCAACGGTAACCCAAAGAGGGCTTCAGACCAGCAACCCTGCAGTGCCACTAAATGGCCACTGGGGCAGAAAGAAGCAGGTAAACCAGCTGGAATTAAAGCCACAGCTTGGGTTCTGATGTCTATCAGCAAGCAGAGACTCAAGACGTGGCAGACTTTCAAGTTTAGAGTCGCGGAGATGAACACAACTTAGGTCAGCGcccatttttattgttttttggctGACTCTTAATACTGAAAGGCACATAATTCacccatccacacacacacacacacacacacatatatatatatatgcatatgctTCGGTCTCCCTCAGTGGTCTGACTGCATTCCTGTATGTGCTTCCCCCATGTGTTTAAGGCCAGTAGGAATGGGAGGACAGACGTTTGAGGCAGGAAGCACGCTCAGGCATGTATTCCTAAGGAGGAGGAGATAACACACATTATTCACCACGTACATTCACCTCACTTATCAGtggcatattttgttttcttaaactGCATAAACCTAAAAGCAATAGCAAGTTGTGTGTACAGAATGATTTCAAacaagctgcgtttccattacccttggaaatgtgcaaaatataaatagtGCATCAAAAACTGAcaatggaaacacctgcattttttttaaaaatccactcAAATATGGCTAAAACaaggaatttcagacatttcaatattgaaatgtgtcacaaaagcgctatggaaacgaTTTTTTGCAAATACAAAGAACGTGAcgcacatggtcacatgaccacttgtgtctgagaaaacatggagcggtatgtgtaaacagaagaggagacccagacatttcgTAGCATTATACATGAAAACTTAGTGCcccattagacgtgaaacaacaaagaaatgcagtgttataaggaggtttggagcgtctcTTTTCCTGCgccaaagtctcgcgggatgagattttacgGGAGtgacgaggctccaaaacaacctttaatGGTAACACGTTccaagcgcaattatactttgtcaacattgagaaatattgctttcattttgcaaaaatctgtaatggaagcCCAGCTACAGTCTCCAGTTAAA
This is a stretch of genomic DNA from Gouania willdenowi chromosome 2, fGouWil2.1, whole genome shotgun sequence. It encodes these proteins:
- the inha gene encoding LOW QUALITY PROTEIN: inhibin alpha chain (The sequence of the model RefSeq protein was modified relative to this genomic sequence to represent the inferred CDS: inserted 1 base in 1 codon), which encodes MRINSCLDRKQRLQTHIPRILCENGRKADTIMSHAVLILWFLTEADPGRGEDIPRPVVLLLDLLGLDQPPVAPVQNHVVLARGWVSPPRRAAPPPIPWSPLCGLPVPGDCERAQVDISFQELGWENWIVHPKVLTFYYCHGNCSSEEGTTSLLGIIQCCAPVPGTMKSLRITTTSDGGXSFNCETLPNIPPEECACI